In Limisphaerales bacterium, the DNA window CAGTTCGCCGCCAGAGGGGTCGCCATTCAGTTCGCTAAGGAATTCCAGAAAATTTTCCTGTGGCTTGCCGCGCAGGGCGGGCGGCGGATCGAGATTGAGAATGCGCGGTTCGCGGGCGCGGACGACTGTGCCTTGGTACAGGCTGGGCAGCCAGCCGGGCGACCAGTTCAACACGCCCAGCACGGGGATGTTCACCGGATCGCGCAGTACCATGTAGGCGGGCAGGTTTTGGTTTTCCGTGCCGAGCCCGTAGGTGAGCCAGCTGCCGAGCGACGGTCGGCCGTCGGTGGTGCGGCCGCTGTTCATCGCGTGGATGGACTGACCGTGATTGTTCACGCCGGTGTGCATGCTGCGAATGAGGCAGAGCTCATCAGCCACCTCGCCAAAGCCGGGTACGAGTTCGCTGAAGTCCATGCCGCATTGGCCGTGTTGCTTGAACTTCCATTTACTGGCGAGCACCTTGCTGCTCGCCTGAGCGGCGTTGTCGTACTTGATCTTCTCCGGGAAATCGCGCCCGTCCCACTCATCGAGCTGGGGCTTAGGATCGCAAATATCCATCTGGCTCGGGCCGCCTTGCATGAAGCAGGAAATCATCGCCTTGGCGCGCGGAGCGTGATGCGGTTGCTTGGGCAATAAGGTATGCGCGGCGGATCCCAGATCCGGCTTCACCGGTTTGGCCAGCAGCCCCTCGCGCTGTAACAGCCACGTCAACGCCACGCCCCCGATCCCCATCGCATTCTGCGCGAGGAAATGTCGGCGGGTGGATGGGGAGGGAGAGGTCATGGGTGATTTGGGGTTGCGGGGGAAATGTCCAAGGACCAAGGGCCAAGGCCCAAGGAATTCACAATCACCAAGGCCCAAATTTGGGAATTGGTCATTCCTTGGTTCTTGGTCATTGGGCAATGGGTCATTTCAACATCATTCCACATACACAAAATTATTTGCACTCATCAGCGCCTGGCAATAGTTGGCCAGCGCGGTGAGTTCCGGGGTTTTGTCTTTGCGCTCCTTGAACACGGCGGTTTGGCGGTGGACAAATTCGCGCGACTTGGAGAGCTGCTCGGGCGTGGCGGCGCGGCCGAAGGCATGGTGCCAGCCGCCGGTGAGCTGGGCATCGAGATCGTCCTTGGCGGCGGCCTGCAAACGCTCGGCCATGGCGCGGCTTTGGCTGATGACAAAGGCGTTGTTCATGAAGATCAATGCTTGCGGCGCCACGGTAGAGACGGGGCGCTTGGCGCAGTTGGGCTCCATGGCGGGCGCGTCGAAGGCTTCAAGGAAGGAGAGCTTGCGCGTGCGGCGCACTTGTACGTAGAGGCTGCGGCGATGTTGCGCGCCTTGAAGATCGACCGCCTTGCCGGGCTTGCGTTCGCCGTCGAGGTTTTCCTTGCCGATGATGAACTGGCCGACCTCATCCTCCATCACCGGCACGGGCTTGCCGCCTAGGCGCAGACTGATCTGGCCGCTGAGTGCCAGCATCGCATCCCGAATGGTCTCGGCTTCCATGCGGCGGACGTTCATGCGGCCGAGCAGACGGTTGTCCGGATCGATGGCATCCTGCTTGGCGGTGCGGCGGGAAACCTGTTGGTAGGCTTGGCTGGTCATGATGAGTTTGTGCAGTCGCTTGAGGCGCCAGCCGTGTTGCATGAAATCAGCGGCGAGCCAGTCGAGCAGCTCAGGGTGGCTGGGCAGTTCGCCCAATCGGCCAAAATCGCCGGGCGTATCGACGATGCCTCGGCCGAAGTGATGCAGCCAAAAGCGGTTCACCAAAACGCGCGCGGTGAGCGGATGTTTGCCGCTGGTGAGATGCTGAGCAAAGGCCGTGCGGCGGCCGGTGGAGGGCAGGGCGGGATTATTTTCGGCAAAGCTGGGCGCGGACACGACGGTGAGGCCGGCGGGGGGCACGGCGTCTTTGGGTTGATCGTGGTTGCCACGGAAAAACACGTGCGTGGTTGGCGGCGTGCCGGCCGGCTCGGTGAGTGCGCGGATGAAAGGCTCCTCCGGCTTGGTGGCGCGGATGTCGCTCGCCTTTTTGGCCATCGCATCGAGCACCTTCTTGCTGAGGGCCTCCTTGAAAAACTGGATGCGTTTATCAATGCGCTTCAATTCGGCGGCCGCCTTCTCGTCATCTTTTTTATCGGCAAACTTTTTCCGCTCAGTGTTGAGCTTGCTGATTTCGCCGTTGTATTCGCGGTCGTAGAGATACAGCGAACCGGCGCTGATCTGCCGCACGCTCGGGTATTTTTTTAGAATGGCATTCTGCGGGTCGGTGCGTTTCTTGGAGCGATAGGCTTCGCGCAGTTCGGCGCGATCCTTCTCTGGCACAGCCTCGAGTTTCCATGTGAGCGTGCGCTCGATGAAGAACTCAACCTTCTTTTGGCGCTCGGCATCCGCCTTCTTGGCCTCAGCCTCGATCTCGGCGGCCTTGTTGCGGTCGGCATCGGTGTAGAGCGTGATGCGGCGGCTGTTGGGGACGCGCCAACTCTTGGGGTTAAGGCCCGGCTCGAAGATGGCGCGCAGTTGGTAGTAATCTTTTTGCGGGATCGGATCGTAACGATGGTCGTGGCATTGCGCGCAGCCGACGGTGAGGCCCATGAGCGAGCTGGACACAATCTTGAGGGTCTCGGCCATCACCTGATTGCGGGCGTCATTATTGTTGGCCGTGCCCGTGCCGTCCGGCGCCATGCGGAGGTAGCCGGTGGCGGTGAGCTTGTCGATTTGGTCAGGCTGCAGCTCGGTATGCGGCGGCTTCACCATCTCGTCACCGGCGAGTTGTTCGTGAATAAACTGGTCCCACGGCAAATCCTTGTTGAAGGCGTTGACGACATAATCGCGATAACGCCAGGCCCACGCGCGTTCGGTGTCTTTCTCGTTGTACCCCTCCGAGTCGGCATAGCCCGCCACATCCAGCCAATGCCGGCCCCAGCGCACGCCGTACTGCGGCGAGGAGAGCAGGCGATCGATCAGCTTGGCGTAGGCGTCGGGCGATGGGTCGGCAATGAAATTTTTGGTTTCCTCCGGTGTGGGCGGCAGACCGGTAAGATCCACGGTGGCGCGGCGGATCAACGTGGCCTTGTCCGCGGCAGCGGAGAAGCTCAAGCCCTCCGCGTGCAGGCGTCGCAGTAGAAACGCATCGACCGGATGTTTCGCGCCCTCGGGCACCTTGGGATTTTGAATCGGCTGAAATGCCCAGAAGCTGCGTTCTTCCGCCG includes these proteins:
- a CDS encoding DUF1501 domain-containing protein; this translates as MTSPSPSTRRHFLAQNAMGIGGVALTWLLQREGLLAKPVKPDLGSAAHTLLPKQPHHAPRAKAMISCFMQGGPSQMDICDPKPQLDEWDGRDFPEKIKYDNAAQASSKVLASKWKFKQHGQCGMDFSELVPGFGEVADELCLIRSMHTGVNNHGQSIHAMNSGRTTDGRPSLGSWLTYGLGTENQNLPAYMVLRDPVNIPVLGVLNWSPGWLPSLYQGTVVRAREPRILNLDPPPALRGKPQENFLEFLSELNGDPSGGELDLEARIASFELAARMQTAAAEVMDISGESEATKQLYGIDDPATKDFGTRCLIARRLVEAGVRFVQVFTKNQYWDHHGNITNALPASCKKIDRPIAALIKDLKGRGLLDSTVVHWGGEMGRLPVVQNEKSPGRDHNTYGFSMWLAGGGFKPGHIHGATDEWGHRAVQDTVNHYDYHATLLHLFGLNHEQLTYKRAGQEQTLTDGQPGKIVKEILA
- a CDS encoding DUF1553 domain-containing protein produces the protein MRAIIAILILGTGVTHAAGPVFFEKDIRPILKAHCFHCHGEDGRERGDLDVRLRRLLLEGGEHGPAIVEGKPEESRLFQMVQSGKMPKEKAKLAAEEIALIREWIAQGAKTARPEPGDPDAVGITAEERSFWAFQPIQNPKVPEGAKHPVDAFLLRRLHAEGLSFSAAADKATLIRRATVDLTGLPPTPEETKNFIADPSPDAYAKLIDRLLSSPQYGVRWGRHWLDVAGYADSEGYNEKDTERAWAWRYRDYVVNAFNKDLPWDQFIHEQLAGDEMVKPPHTELQPDQIDKLTATGYLRMAPDGTGTANNNDARNQVMAETLKIVSSSLMGLTVGCAQCHDHRYDPIPQKDYYQLRAIFEPGLNPKSWRVPNSRRITLYTDADRNKAAEIEAEAKKADAERQKKVEFFIERTLTWKLEAVPEKDRAELREAYRSKKRTDPQNAILKKYPSVRQISAGSLYLYDREYNGEISKLNTERKKFADKKDDEKAAAELKRIDKRIQFFKEALSKKVLDAMAKKASDIRATKPEEPFIRALTEPAGTPPTTHVFFRGNHDQPKDAVPPAGLTVVSAPSFAENNPALPSTGRRTAFAQHLTSGKHPLTARVLVNRFWLHHFGRGIVDTPGDFGRLGELPSHPELLDWLAADFMQHGWRLKRLHKLIMTSQAYQQVSRRTAKQDAIDPDNRLLGRMNVRRMEAETIRDAMLALSGQISLRLGGKPVPVMEDEVGQFIIGKENLDGERKPGKAVDLQGAQHRRSLYVQVRRTRKLSFLEAFDAPAMEPNCAKRPVSTVAPQALIFMNNAFVISQSRAMAERLQAAAKDDLDAQLTGGWHHAFGRAATPEQLSKSREFVHRQTAVFKERKDKTPELTALANYCQALMSANNFVYVE